The following nucleotide sequence is from Gemmatimonadaceae bacterium.
CGTCCGAGGAGCGCCCGATGCATCGTCATGCGGGCCGTGCGATCATCCACCACGCCGGCGTCGATCCGCGCCAGACTCCCGAACTTGTCGCGGAATAGCCGCGCCGCCGAGAGCATGACGGAACGGCGATCGACGTAATCGTAGTTGTCGTAGCCGAAGATGGCGTTGGTCGCGTTGCCGGAATCGAATGCCACGCGAAAGTCATTCGTGATGTCGAGCGAGCGCCCGGCACGCACGCCGTATCGCATCCTGGCTCGGCTGTATTCCAGAATCGCCCGTCCGCGCGCCGTTCGCTCACTCCATGCGTAGCCCGCAATGGCACGGACGGTCAGCCCTGGCGCTTGTTCGCGAAACTGCCGGGTGATGCCAAGACCCGTCCAGATCCCCTCGATGCGGTTGACATGGACCACATCATGCACGCGTTCCGGACGCACGGTGGTCCGCGGCGGTCCCGTCGCCCGCCAGAGATCGGGCGCGACGTCGTCGAAATCCGTGGCGGCGACGGCGGAGCTGGCCTCGCCGATTTCATCCCGCCACCCGTTGAAGGCCTGCATGGAGTCGGCGGGGGCAAAGGTCAGCCGATGCTCCCGAATGCCCAAGGTATCGGCTGATCCAACGCGGCGGCGCGTCGCGACCGTACTATCCGGCGCCGCGATTTCGTAGTTCCGAAAACGCGACACGATGCGGAAGATGGCGCGGGCATCACCGATGAAGGGCGCCGCCGCCTGCGCCTCGAACCGCTGGTACGACGGCAGCCAGTAATTCTGGTCTATTTCGCTGTTCACCAACTCGACGAACGCGATGCCCTGCAGGCGGGATGCCCGCAGCAGTCCGGCGCGCGGCATCGATGCACCGACGCGGGCAAAGTAGCCGCGCATCCGCACGATGTGCTTGCGTCCGGCGTCGAGGTCGAGTTCCCCGGTGAAGATCACGGTTTCCTCGGAAACATCCGCGCGCGGCTCGACCTCGACCCGCACGATCGGAATCTCGCGCTCGTTGAACCGCAGCACCATCACGGTGTCGCCGCCGCGATAGCGATACACGCGCGCATGATCCTCGGCCAGCGGATGCACGGCAAGGACCGTCGAGCGTTCCGTGTTCCGGCGGCCGACGCGCGGACGGCGGGACGTGCTGTCGCGTCCGAAGAGCAAGGCCAGCCGGTTGCCATAGAGCGACGGCACCGCCCACGCGTTGCGAAGGAACCCGATGCCGGCAAATTGGACTCCCACCGACTGCGAGCGGTAGCCAATCACGTGTTGCTCGAACGCGCCCGTGCGATCCCAGATGAGTTCACTGGCAACCTGCTCGACCGAGAACGACAGCTCACCCTTGTCCGGCCGCTTGCTGCCGATGGCGATCTCACTCTCGACCTGCGCCGTGTAGGAGCCCAGGGTTGGCGGCACGTGCCGGTTGGCGCGCACGGCCTCGGCGATGATCGCCTGCAGCTTCGCCGATTCGTACGTTGCCGTATCACGCACCGATGCCGGCGGCGGCCCCTGAATCACCATGGCCGCGAGGGCTGCGAGGGCGAAACTCATCGAACAGGCATCCCCTGAGGCGCCGCGTCAGCGCGTCGCTGAATATCGCGACCGCGCCGTCAACTTCTTCGTTTCCGGGCCGCCGCGACCCTTGTAGACGGTATCCCGCAGCCAGCCCAATTCCGGTTCCAACTGTTGCTCGGCCAGTTCTTTCTGCCAGGCCTTGGCTCGCTCCGGTGTGCCGTTGTCCCACTGGTACCCGCGTCCCTTCAGGAGATCCTTGGTCTCGAACGGCGAGTTGACCGCACGCACCAGAATCGTATGCCGGCGGCTTGATTCAATCAGGTGACGCATCGGCAGCGATCCATCATCGGCAAATGGCGTCGCGAGCACGTGGATGGCCGCCAGGCAGTCATCTTCCGCACGGTGCGCGCGGAAGTACAGGCCGGCGTGCTCCATAAGGAGCCATCCCAGCTTCACCGAGCCAAGGCCGTGCGTTTCCCACGGCACGTCATTGATGGAGCAGGCCCATGGTTTGTCCGCGAAGAACGGGAACCGCGCCTCGAGGAACGGCCGGTCGAACCGGGCGTTGTGGGCAATGACCAGCTGGGCCTGATCGGCGAGCGCCTGCACCGCGCCGGCATCAATCCGCGCGCCAGCCACCATCTGGTCGGTGATGCGCGTCAGGCGCACGATTTCGGGGGGAATCGGCCGTCCGGGATCCTCGAGCGACACGAACGGCGTTCCCACGCTGCTGATGCGCCCGCTCTTCGTGCCGAAGGTGAACGGGACGCCCGCAAATTCGATGATGCGGTCGTTCACCCACTGCATGCCGGTCGTCTCCACATCCACGAAGAGCGCCGTTCGCGCCTCGTCGCCTTCCTCGAGCGCTCCGTATGACGCGCATGGCATGAAGCGACGCAGCACCTTGAACTCGCCGGACATGTCGAGTTGCCGGGCCAGCGCTTCGTAGTCGGGGCGGTGCGTCACGAGTGTCTGGGAAGGAGGGTCGATGGCTGCTTAGAACGGCGTTTCGAGGCTCGTGCTCTGTGGTGTGAAGAGTTCCGCGCCCTCGTCGAGGATATGCATGTCGTCCTCGAGGCGCACCCCGAACTCGCCGGGAATGTAGATCCCGGGTTCATCACTGAACGTCATGTGCGGCACCAGCGGCAGTGAGTTCCCCTTGACGAGGTACGGCCATTCATGCCCGTCCATGCCAAGTCCGTGCCCCACGCGATGACTGAAGTACTTGTACCCCGGACCGTATCCTGCATCGACGATCACCTGGCGGGCGGCGGCATCCACGTCTCCGCAGGCCAGCCCCGGACGCGCCGTCTTCACGGCCGTTGTCTGGGCGCGATGCACGATCTCGAAAACGTCCTTCATCTTCTGTGTCGGCTTGCCGAGTACGAAGGTTCGGCTGAGATCGGAGCTGTAGCCTTCGACCTTGCAGCCGCCGTCTATCAGCAGGATTGAACCCTCGCGAATCACCTGGGGTGTCGCTGAGCCGTGCGGCAATGCCGAGTATTGGCCCACTTGAACGCCCGCCCCGCCGTCGAACCCAAGCTTGGTGTGGGCGCGGGCAACCAGGGCCGCGAACTCCCCCTGTGTCATTCCCTCACGCAGCGATTTCCAGGCAGCGGCATAGGCGGTCAGGGTCACCTGCGCCGCCAGACGCATCAGTGCGATCTCGTGTGCGTCCTTGACCGAACGGCAGCCAGCCGACACTGGCGTGGCACTGACAAGAGACATTTGCGGCAGTGCGTGCGCGGCACCGTCGGAGAACTGCCAGCGAACCGTTTCTTCCACACCGAGCACGCCCGTGGCGATCCCGCGGGCGCGAAGCCCTTTCGCCACCAGCGCGTACGGAGATTCGTCTTCCTCCCACGCCAGCACCTCGGTGCTGGAACCGAGCGGCCCCGTACGCGCCTGCTCGAGCGCCCGTTCCTCTTCGAATTTCGGCGTGACGAGAAAGGCATTCCCCTGCACCGGAATGATCACCGCGAGCAGGCGCTCGGAGATTCCCCAGCGCATGCCCGTGAAGTAGTCCATCGAGGTACCGCCGGTCAGCATCACGGCGTCGAGCTTGTTGGCGCGCATCAGCTGCCGGGCGCGTTCCAGGCGCTGTTGCCGTTCCGCGACGGTGATGGGTGAGGCTTGGCCGCGCATCGACTTCAGCGCCGCGATCGCTGGCGGATCATCGGTGAGCGGTGCGGCCATCGCCTCCGCCCGCGAGCTTGCGAGTACCGTCGTGGCGGCCGCCGTAGCGGAGAGACTGAAGAAATCGCGGCGGGATGTCATCACGGGCTCCGAAGCGAGGGAATCCGAAGAATCTCTCGCGCGGCATGCCCGTGCGGAAGACGTCGCCGGCGATGTAACGGCGCCCGCGGGTGCCGCGCACGTGTGCCGGCGGCGCGCTTGTTGCAGGGCTCGATGCGTGCAGGGTTTCTTCCCACGCCTTTGCCTCACACCCTGTAGGACGGGCGCCTATTTCTTTTTCCCGGCGTCCACTGCATGCTGGATCTGCGCCCACTACGGGGAGGTGGTTCCAATGCCGTCAGTGCGCAGGAGACCGGCCCGAGCCAAGCGGTCTTCTACGACGTCCGAGCCAGCAACGCATCGTCATTCCGGTTCGGTTCGACAACGCCTCATCACGCGAGTCCTCGCTGGCCTCGCGCCCTATGTGCCGGAGGGCACACTTCAGGTCGACGATTCGGGAATGATCGTGGTTGGTGTGGATGGCGTTCCCCTGGCAGTTCAGGTGGAAGAGGAGCCGCCCGTTGTAAGGGTCCTTGGGACCGTGGTCGCTGATGTGCCGTTCAGCGAGGATCTCTGCGCGTGGCTCAACGAAGTCAACGCGAACCGTTTACGCATCGGCTATGCGTATTGGAGGGATAACGAGGTCCGGTACGCCATCGAGCAGATCGCTGCTCCGTTCCTGTTGGAGCACCTGCTCGATGCCCTCGCGGCAGCATCAGGCATGATCCCAGCCTTGGCCCGAGAAGCAGCTCTCTGGTTTCCTGAGCCGGTTGTGGTTGCATGAGACAACTGACGCACACGTAGTGAAGCGTACGGGGTGCCGGCCTGATCAACCGACACCCCGTTGGCTTTTCTCGTCCGTCGATCAGCGATCGGTGCGAAGCACGGCGCGCGCCGGCGGACGGCCGTTGGCCGATTGATGCAGTCCCCACGGAATCCGTCCAGCGACACCAGCAGGACAGCGATCATGTGACACGGTGGCCCGAAATGTTACTTTCTGGCCATGACAACTCGCCCTGGACATGTCGCCAGCCCCGATGGGCTCACACGCTGCTTCTGGTGCGCCGCCGATCCACTTTACGTGCGCTATCACGACACGGAATGGGGATTCCCCGTCCACGATGACCGTCGGTTGTTCGAGAAGATCACGCTCGAGGGCTTCCAGAGCGGCCTCAGTTGGCT
It contains:
- a CDS encoding 3'-5' exonuclease, which produces MTHRPDYEALARQLDMSGEFKVLRRFMPCASYGALEEGDEARTALFVDVETTGMQWVNDRIIEFAGVPFTFGTKSGRISSVGTPFVSLEDPGRPIPPEIVRLTRITDQMVAGARIDAGAVQALADQAQLVIAHNARFDRPFLEARFPFFADKPWACSINDVPWETHGLGSVKLGWLLMEHAGLYFRAHRAEDDCLAAIHVLATPFADDGSLPMRHLIESSRRHTILVRAVNSPFETKDLLKGRGYQWDNGTPERAKAWQKELAEQQLEPELGWLRDTVYKGRGGPETKKLTARSRYSATR
- a CDS encoding Xaa-Pro peptidase family protein gives rise to the protein MAAPLTDDPPAIAALKSMRGQASPITVAERQQRLERARQLMRANKLDAVMLTGGTSMDYFTGMRWGISERLLAVIIPVQGNAFLVTPKFEEERALEQARTGPLGSSTEVLAWEEDESPYALVAKGLRARGIATGVLGVEETVRWQFSDGAAHALPQMSLVSATPVSAGCRSVKDAHEIALMRLAAQVTLTAYAAAWKSLREGMTQGEFAALVARAHTKLGFDGGAGVQVGQYSALPHGSATPQVIREGSILLIDGGCKVEGYSSDLSRTFVLGKPTQKMKDVFEIVHRAQTTAVKTARPGLACGDVDAAARQVIVDAGYGPGYKYFSHRVGHGLGMDGHEWPYLVKGNSLPLVPHMTFSDEPGIYIPGEFGVRLEDDMHILDEGAELFTPQSTSLETPF